In Lodderomyces elongisporus chromosome 2, complete sequence, the following proteins share a genomic window:
- the MDM31 gene encoding Mitochondrial distribution and morphology protein 31, mitochondrial precursor (BUSCO:EOG092615Y4) has protein sequence MIFLNSTSDPNPINQSPPSHQNDYIPQVTKEQLLAKANNILSRLRVRIKWLLKRSNRPYNTDDYSAFFSWLVVGNVFLFIVATTTFISMVIFTANTVFAQEFVARKMGEFITQNSNMTVTFESAIVPGWSDGKISFRKCFVSRRPKKIVKFIKGSQQEAYEKSLESHLCADGSEADEEKDLFEDDGNYTQFDLTIEEVNISFSFRKWLNGSGLIDTMEIKGLRGVVDRTHVHWDPDDDARNYKNVYKTGDFEIENFKMEDVLFELKQPNDFRPFDVAIYNCELSRLRKHYLFYDFINANLMSGSYDNSLFTIHKKQKLTDFAHDQNKNEPGTKESQWKRITCLRVDGLNIDHLNTGLEGPLGWITSGKVDMVGEIMVPQEQDEISVAEIVNLIADSIKKEATRYKNPEVHSKHPDLHTRLTSADYKDVSKYFVLDLNIRLNNVRASVPFKAPELSYVNYALIRPIVAYINSKNTFIEIHNRVVKNISDFDGSWTVYDSLLMDDISEEVYDNFAEYVADEEARLMRVRRVGFWSLQLLVQAILFGLGTLA, from the coding sequence ATCCCAACCCAATCAATCAAAGTCCACCCTCACATCAGAATGACTATATCCCACAAGTCACAAAAGAGCAATTGTTGGCTAAAGCAAACAACATCCTTTCAAGATTAAGAGTACGCATAAAGTGGTTACTCAAAAGATCAAACCGACCGTACAACACAGATGACTACTCAGCGTTCTTTTCCTGGTTAGTCGTGGGCAATGTTTTCTTATTTATTGTTGCTACAACAACCTTTATATCGATGGTCATATTCACCGCAAACACAGTGTTTGCCCAAGAGTTTGTCGCACGCAAAATGGGCGAATTTATAACGCAAAATTCCAATATGACAGTAACTTTTGAAAGCGCTATTGTTCCCGGGTGGTCAGATGGAAAAATCAGCTTTAGGAAATGTTTTGTTAGTAGAAGaccaaaaaagattgtCAAGTTCATTAAAGGGTCACAGCAAGAGGCATACGAAAAAAGTTTGGAATCACACTTGTGTGCCGATGGACTGGAAGCCGATGAGGAAAAGGATTTATTTGAGGATGACGGAAACTATACGCAGTTTGATTTGACTATAGAAGAAGTCAACATTTCCTTCTCGTTCAGAAAATGGCTAAACGGCTCGGGCTTGATCGACACCATGGAAATTAAAGGATTGAGAGGTGTTGTAGATCGAACACATGTGCATTGGGATCCCGATGACGATGCTCGAAACTACAAGAATGTATACAAGACTGGTGATTTCGAGATTGAAAACTTCAAGATGGAAGatgttctttttgaatTAAAACAACCAAACGATTTTAGACCATTCGACGTGGCAATTTATAATTGCGAGTTATCAAGGTTGAGGAAACATTACTTGTTTTACGATTTCATAAATGCAAATTTGATGAGCGGTTCATACGACAATTCACTCTTCACAAtacacaagaaacaaaaacttaCAGATTTTGCACAcgatcaaaacaaaaatgagCCTGGCACCAAAGAAAGCCAATGGAAACGGATAACGTGTCTCCGAGTTGATGGCTTGAACATTGACCACTTGAACACCGGGTTGGAGGGACCCTTGGGTTGGATCACTAGTGGAAAAGTCGATATGGTTGGTGAAATCATGGTACCTCAGGAACAAGATGAAATTAGTGTTGCAGAGATAGTCAACCTCATAGCCGATTCTATTAAAAAAGAGGCCACCAGATACAAGAACCCCGAGGTGCACTCGAAGCATCCAGATTTGCATACAAGATTAACAAGTGCTGATTACAAGGATGTGTCCAAGTACTTTGTGTTGGATTTAAACATTAGATTAAACAATGTTAGAGCCTCAGTGCCCTTTAAAGCACCAGAATTGTCATACGTTAACTATGCGTTAATACGCCCCATCGTGGCATACATCAATTCTAAAAACACATTTATCGAGATACATAACCGCGTCGTAAAGAATATTCTGGACTTTGATGGTTCGTGGACAGTTTATGACTCGTTGCTTATGGATGATATCTCGGAAGAAGTCTATGACAATTTTGCAGAGTACGTTGCCGACGAAGAAGCACGATTGATGCGTGTGCGCAGGGTTGGTTTCTGGTCCCTTCAATTGCTAGTACAAGCCATCCTTTTCGGTTTGGGTACCCTTGCTTAA